GAAGAGCGAGGCCTTCATCGCGCCGGGGATTCCCGGGCCGGTATCCTCGATCGAGACAAGTACTTCATCCCCGTGCTCTTCCACCCGGATGGTGACCTCGACCGCCGGCCCACCGAACTTCACCGCGTTGCCGACGAGGTTCGCAAGGACCTCAGAAAGAAGGTTATCGGCGAGGACTGTGACCTCTCGCCCCTCGTACCGGATCCGGGTCGCGGGGTGGTTCGCCACCTGTGCGCGGATCACCCGGTCGAGGTCCACCTGCGCCAACGCTGCTCCGTCCCCCCGGGCCTCGCGGAGGGTGGCGACGCAACCGATGATCTCCGAACTCTGCTCGAGCTGGGAGAGCATCTTTCTGGCCATCTCCTGCTGCTCCTCTTCGAGCGCATCGACAATGAATCGGGTGTATCCGATAGCGACGGTGTTTGCGTTGTTGATGTCGTGGACCATGATGTCCAGGAAGAGTGTTGCCGTCCTGTTGGACTCCTCGAGGTCGGCCGTCCGCTCCCGGACCAGATCCTGAAGCCGGGCGCTGTACTCCCGTGTTGCCTCCTCCGACTCCCGGAGGCGCCGGATGTTCCCTTTGAGGGAATCAATCATGGTACCGATGCTCTCCTCGAGACGGGTAAACTCCGTTCCTGTAGATACCCGGATCCGGTGGTCGAGATCCCCCCGGGCGATCCGATTGACGTCATCGACGATCGCCCGTATCGGGCGGGTAATCTGCCACGAAACCGGGACCGCGATGCAGCAGGCGATCATGCCCGCAAAGACCGCGAGGAGAATGTGGCTAAGCCGCATCTCCTCGAGCCGGGCGTCGAGGAGAGCGGTACTGTAGGTCAGTTCGACGACCCTGCTTGTATCCGACGGGTAGTCGGTAGCGGAGAGGTCGACAAGGATATACCGGGTGAACCTTCCTGCGGCCGGATCCGCTATCGTCCGATCCTGCTTCTCTTCAAAGACTCCCCGGGCAACGGAATTGATGATAGCAGGATCGGTCGGGCTCTCCGAATCGGTCGCGTTGATGAGCCTCCCGTAACAGTCAAAGATCCGGATGCTCTCGAGCGAAGGGTTCAATCGCATCAGGTCCTCTTTAAGGGTCTGGTACTTCGGATCGAACCGGCCGGTCTCGACCGTAGTGCAGATAAGCCCGAGCTCGAAGAGGTAGCGGTGATCGGGAGACGGCATGTAAGCGTACTTCCGCAACCGTCCGCTCGCCGGCTCAGCCAGGACCCGGTCCGCCGCGAACGCATCGCCGGACAGGATCTCCGTGATCCGGTCGTAGAAATAGGGGATCTCCCTGAAATCAAGGCCGAGATCCGGGGGATAAGTAGTGTACTCGATGATACCGCTCTCGTTGATGATGTAGATGTCCATCTCTCCCCCGAGCTCCCCTTTGACGCGGGAGAGGTCCATCATCCCCGGGTTTCTTCCCGCCCGCTTGTACTCGGCAAAGACCGGGTCGAATCCCTCCCGCATCTGGCGGTCCAGCGTGCTGTCGAAGAGTTTCAGGCCCGCATCCACGAGCTGTATCGATTGAATGACGCTCTTCTCCGTCTGCTCCCGGAGCAGGCCTTCCTCGGCGATCAGAGCCTCCTCGACCTGCCGGTAGTCCATGGCCGAGATCAGCCCGATCACCGGGAGCGTTATCAGGAGCATGACGAGCACCAGATGTGTGCTGAAACGACGAGGCTTCCTGCCGGTACCGTCCGTCGCCGTCATGGGCTGCTTCCCTCCCCGGCCTTTGGGAGCGTAAACCGGATGGCCGTGCCGCACTCCGGGCGCCTCTCCACCCGGTCGACCGCCCGGATCTTCCCGCCGTAGCGTTCGATGAGCATCCGGCAGATGTAGAGCCCGAGCCCGGTCCCGGCGCCCCTGCCGGTCCCGCGAGCAAGTCGCTCGAAGAGACGAGGTTTGAGAACATCCGGGATCCCCGGCCCGGTATCTTCGACCGATACCAGGACCTCGTCGCCGTGCTCTTCCACCCGGATGGTGACCTCGACTGCCGATCCGCCGAATTTCGCCGCGTTCCCGAGCAAATTTGCAAAGACCTCGGAGAGGAGATCGTCGGCGAGCACGCTGACCGTGGTGCCGGCGTAGGTTATCCCGGTGATGGAAGAGCGCTCTATCTCACGCCTTACGAGGGGATCAAGATCGACCGGTTCAGGATGCCGTACCCCCCCCTGGATATGCTGGATGGTGTTGACGTTCCGGACGATCTCCATGCTCTTTGCGAGCCCCATCTTCGCCTTCCGGATCAGTTCGGCCTCGGGCTCTCCCTCGAGGTCGGCGAGGAGGAGGTCCGCGTAGAGGCTTGCGACGTTGTTGGCGTTGTTGATGTCGTGCCCCATGATGTCCAGGTAGAGTGTTGCCATCCGGTTGGACGCCTCAAGGTCGGCTGTCCGCTCCCGGACCTGGTCTTCGAGAGTATGGCTGTACCGGACGAGTTCCTCCTCCGACTCCCCGAGCCTCCGCATGGTCTCCTTTAAGGATGCGACCACTCGCCGCACACTCTCCCCGAGATGCACGAACTCCTCGTCCCCCCCCACCCGTATGGGGTGAGAGAGGTCCCCGCGGGCGACGGCGTCGACGTCCTCGACGAGGGTGCGTATCGGTCGTGTCAGGTGATGCGCGGCGAGGGCCGAGAGGCAGCCGATGCAGAGGAACGCGATGAGCAGGACACTCGTATGGTGGTCGAGTATCCCGGCGAGTTTTGTCTCTGCGGCCTTCGTATTGCAGGTCAGTTCAACAACCATGCTCATATCCGATGCGTAATTGCCGTCCGTCATATCGATGAAGAGGTACCGGGTCAGTTCGCCTGCGGTGGTGTTCTCCACTTCAAGCGTGGTCCTCTCCCGGTAAGCCTCTCTGACCATGGCCAGCCGGCGATCGTCGTCGGGATGCTCCTTGCCGGTGATCCGGGTGCCCAGACAGTCGAAGATCCGGATCTCCGTGATGTCCGGGTTCAGGCTCACCAGTTCCCCGACCATATCCCGGTACTTCAGCTCCGCGCGGTACCGCTGAAACTCAGACTCCACCAGGCCGAGCTCGAAGAGGTAGCGGTGGTCGGGAGAGGGCAGGTACGCATACTTCCGGAGTTCGCCGGTGGAGATCTCTGCGACGACCCTGTCGGCCGAGAAGACGTTCCCGAGCCGGATCGCCGTGATCCGGTCGTAAAATGAAGGGATCTCCTTAAAGTCGTACCCCAGATCGGGGGGATAGGTGGTATACTCGATGATACCGCTCTCGTTGATGATGTACAGGTCCATCCTGCCCCCGAGCTCCCCCTTGACCCGAAGGAGGTCCATCTTCGATGGGTCCCTGCCCACGCGCTCGTATTCTGCGATAAACGGATCGAAACTTTCCCGCATCTCGTGGTTTAAGGTGTTGTCGAAGAGTTTCAACCCGGTGTCCACCAGGTTCATCGAGAGGGCTATTCCGGACTCGGTCTGGCTCCGGGATTCTACAGCATTCTCTTCCAGTTCCTGCCTGACCGCCGCAGAATCGATGAACGAGAGCAGGCAGACGACAGGGGCCATCGCGAGCAGGATGGCGGCCAGGAGATAGAGCATGAGCGGCAACGACGGCCTTACAACTCTCTTTACCGTCATTTGGGTATCCTCTCCGCTCTTCATGCGTTACCTTCCCGGGGATGGAACGGTTCCTCAATGAGGGATATATCTGTAGCTATATAGTATGAACGATTTTAACGCGAACTTATGAATTTGAACAATTCATTTCGTCTGAAGATACCGTAGAAGGCAGCAGAACACTCTTTCTGCAAACCCGTGCTGAGAAAAAGGATCTCCGCGACTGGCGGGAACGAAGAGAGCGGCAGGAGCGGAGTTCGAGCACCGGAGGTGCGAGTCGCGACGTTCCGATAGTCGCGACGTTCCGATAGGAGCGGAGTTCGAGCACCGGAGGTGCGAGTCGCGACGTTCCGATAGGAGCGGAGTTCGAGCACCGGAGGTGCGAGTCGCGACGTTCCGATA
The genomic region above belongs to Methanoculleus oceani and contains:
- a CDS encoding sensor histidine kinase: MTATDGTGRKPRRFSTHLVLVMLLITLPVIGLISAMDYRQVEEALIAEEGLLREQTEKSVIQSIQLVDAGLKLFDSTLDRQMREGFDPVFAEYKRAGRNPGMMDLSRVKGELGGEMDIYIINESGIIEYTTYPPDLGLDFREIPYFYDRITEILSGDAFAADRVLAEPASGRLRKYAYMPSPDHRYLFELGLICTTVETGRFDPKYQTLKEDLMRLNPSLESIRIFDCYGRLINATDSESPTDPAIINSVARGVFEEKQDRTIADPAAGRFTRYILVDLSATDYPSDTSRVVELTYSTALLDARLEEMRLSHILLAVFAGMIACCIAVPVSWQITRPIRAIVDDVNRIARGDLDHRIRVSTGTEFTRLEESIGTMIDSLKGNIRRLRESEEATREYSARLQDLVRERTADLEESNRTATLFLDIMVHDINNANTVAIGYTRFIVDALEEEQQEMARKMLSQLEQSSEIIGCVATLREARGDGAALAQVDLDRVIRAQVANHPATRIRYEGREVTVLADNLLSEVLANLVGNAVKFGGPAVEVTIRVEEHGDEVLVSIEDTGPGIPGAMKASLFRRFRRGEGALAGAGLGLYICRMLITRYGGKIWADDRVEGRPECGTAIRFTLRKAPGE
- a CDS encoding sensor histidine kinase — encoded protein: MTVKRVVRPSLPLMLYLLAAILLAMAPVVCLLSFIDSAAVRQELEENAVESRSQTESGIALSMNLVDTGLKLFDNTLNHEMRESFDPFIAEYERVGRDPSKMDLLRVKGELGGRMDLYIINESGIIEYTTYPPDLGYDFKEIPSFYDRITAIRLGNVFSADRVVAEISTGELRKYAYLPSPDHRYLFELGLVESEFQRYRAELKYRDMVGELVSLNPDITEIRIFDCLGTRITGKEHPDDDRRLAMVREAYRERTTLEVENTTAGELTRYLFIDMTDGNYASDMSMVVELTCNTKAAETKLAGILDHHTSVLLIAFLCIGCLSALAAHHLTRPIRTLVEDVDAVARGDLSHPIRVGGDEEFVHLGESVRRVVASLKETMRRLGESEEELVRYSHTLEDQVRERTADLEASNRMATLYLDIMGHDINNANNVASLYADLLLADLEGEPEAELIRKAKMGLAKSMEIVRNVNTIQHIQGGVRHPEPVDLDPLVRREIERSSITGITYAGTTVSVLADDLLSEVFANLLGNAAKFGGSAVEVTIRVEEHGDEVLVSVEDTGPGIPDVLKPRLFERLARGTGRGAGTGLGLYICRMLIERYGGKIRAVDRVERRPECGTAIRFTLPKAGEGSSP